One Paralichthys olivaceus isolate ysfri-2021 chromosome 21, ASM2471397v2, whole genome shotgun sequence genomic window carries:
- the exoc7 gene encoding exocyst complex component 7 isoform X8: MIPTEDASARKREIEDKLKQEQETLSFIRENLEKSDQLTNGMVSILSSFESRLMQLENSIIPVHKQTENLQRLQENVDKTLSCMDHVISYYHVAKDTDRIIREGPTGRLDEYLACIAKIQKAVDYFQDNNPDSPELNTVKARFDKGKELLEAEFRSLLTRYSKPVPPILILDAISVDEELEVQEDVVLEHLPEAVLQDIICIAGWLVEYGHNQDFMNVYFQIRSNQLDRSIKGLKDHFRKNSASSGILYSPAVQTKRKDTPTKKAPKRPGYDHDLRVKHHSDALTEKHGAAAGKDDVLDIEIDSYIHCISAFVKLAQSEYVLLTEIIPEHHQKKTFDSLIQEALDNLMLEGDNIVSAARRAIMRHDYSAVLTIFPILRHLKMNKSEFDATLQGTAASTKNKLPTLITSMETIGAKALEEFADSIKNDPDKEYNMPKDGTVHELTSNAILFLQQLLDFHETAGAMLASQVLGDTYNIPLDPRETSSASSYTSDFNKRLLSSYICKVLGNLQLNLLSKSKVYEDSALSSIFLHNNYNYILKSLEKSELIQLVTVTQKKAESSYRELIEQQIQMYQRSWLKVTEHLTDRNMPVFQPGTKLKDKERQVIKDKFKGFNDGLDELCKTQKGWAIPDKEQRDFIRQAQRKVVSDTYRAFLLRCANISFTKNPEKYHKYRPEEVEEMIEKLFDTSA, translated from the exons ATGATTCCTACCGAAGATGCGTCCGcgaggaagagagagatagaagatAAACTGaaacag GAACAAGAGACTCTGTCGTTCATCAGAGAGAATCTGGAGAAGAGTGATCAGCTGACCAATGGCATg GTCTCCATCCTGTCGTCGTTCGAGAGCCGCCTGATGCAGCTGGAGAACTCCATAATCCCCGTCCACAAGCAGACGGAGAACCTGCAGCGGCTGCAGGAGAACGTGGACAAGACTCTGTCCTGCATGGATCACGTCATCAGTTACTATCACGTGGCCAAAGACACGGACAGGATCATCAGAGAGGG ACCGACGGGTCGACTCGACGAGTATCTCGCTTGCATCGCAAAGATCCAGAAAGCTGTGGATTACTTTCAGGACAACAATCCCGACAGTCCTGAACTCAACACAGTG AAAGCTCGTTTTGATAAGGGtaaggagctgctggaggccgAGTTCCGCAGCCTGCTGACCCGCTACAGCAAACCCGTCCCCCCCATCCTCATCCTGGACGCCATCAGCGTGGACGAGGagctggaggtgcaggaggaCGTGGTGCTGGAACATCTGCCTGAGGCCGTGCTCCAGGACATCATCTGCATCGCCGGCTGGCTGGTGGAGTACGGACACAACCAGG ATTTCATGAACGTCTACTTCCAGATCAGGTCCAATCAGCTCGATCGATCCATCAAAGGCCTGAAGGATCATTTCCGCAAGAACAGCGCCTCCTCCGGGATCCTCTACTCCCCCGCCGTCCAGACCAAACGCAAGGACACGCCCACCAAAAAGGCTCCTAAGAGACCAG GTTACGATCACGACCTGCGGGTCAAACATCACAGTGACGCTCTGACCGAGAAGCACGGGGCCGCCGCAG GGAAAGACGACGTCCTGGACATCGAGATCGACTCGTACATCCACTGCATCAGCGCCTTCGTCAAGCTGGCGCAGAGCGAGTACGTGCTGCTGACGGAGATCATCCCCGAGCACCATCAGAAGAAGACGTTTGACTCCCTCATTCAG GAAGCTCTGGACAACCTGATGCTGGAGGGAGACAACATCGTGTCGGCGGCGCGCAGAGCCATCATGCGTCACGACTACTCAGCCGTCCTCACCATCTTCCCCATCCTGAGACACCTGAAGATGAACAAGTCTGAGTTCGATGCCACGCTGCAG ggaACAGCAGCGAGCACCAAGAACAAACTGCCCACACTCATCACGTCCATGGAGACGATCGGAGCCAAAGCTCTGGAGGAGTTCGCCGACAGCATCAAG AACGACCCTGATAAAGAATACAACATGCCCAAAGACGGGACCGTGCACGAGCTGACCAGCAAC GCGATCctgttcctgcagcagctgctcgaCTTCCACGAGACGGCCGGAGCCATGTTGGCGTCACAAG TTCTGGGGGACACTTACAATATTCCTTTAGACCCCCGAG AGACGAGTTCAGCGAGCAGCTACACCTCCGACTTCAACAAACGGCTCCTCAGCAGCTACATAT GTAAAGTTCTGGGAAACCTGCAGCTGAACTTGCTCAGTAAATCCAAAGTGTACGAGGACTCAGCGCTGAGCTCCATCTTCCtgcacaacaactacaactacatCCTCAAGTCTCTGGAGAA GTCTGAGTTGATCCAGCTGGTGACTGTGACCCAGAAGAAAGCTGAGAGTTCGTACCGAGAGCTGATAGAGCAGCAGATCCAGATGTACCAGCGCAG CTGGCTGAAAGTCACAGAGCACCTGACCGACAGGAACATGCCCGTCTTCCAACCCGGCACCAAG CTGAAAGATAAAGAACGACAAGTAATCAAAGACAAATTCAAG GGTTTTAACGACGGGCTGGACGAGTTGTGTAAGACTCAGAAGGGTTGGGCCATTCCCGACAAGGAGCAGCGGGACTTCATCCGTCAGGCTCAGAGGAAAGTGGTGTCGGATACGTACAGAGCGTTTCTGCTGCG ATGTGCCAACATTTCTTTCACCAAGAACCCTGAGAAGTATCACAAGTATCGCccggaggaagtggaggagatgaTCGAGAAGCTGTTCGACACGTCCGCCTGA
- the exoc7 gene encoding exocyst complex component 7 isoform X2: MIPTEDASARKREIEDKLKQEQETLSFIRENLEKSDQLTNGMVSILSSFESRLMQLENSIIPVHKQTENLQRLQENVDKTLSCMDHVISYYHVAKDTDRIIREGPTGRLDEYLACIAKIQKAVDYFQDNNPDSPELNTVKARFDKGKELLEAEFRSLLTRYSKPVPPILILDAISVDEELEVQEDVVLEHLPEAVLQDIICIAGWLVEYGHNQDFMNVYFQIRSNQLDRSIKGLKDHFRKNSASSGILYSPAVQTKRKDTPTKKAPKRPGTIRKAQNLLKQYSQHGLDGKKGGSNLTPLEGYDHDLRVKHHSDALTEKHGAAAGKDDVLDIEIDSYIHCISAFVKLAQSEYVLLTEIIPEHHQKKTFDSLIQEALDNLMLEGDNIVSAARRAIMRHDYSAVLTIFPILRHLKMNKSEFDATLQGTAASTKNKLPTLITSMETIGAKALEEFADSIKNDPDKEYNMPKDGTVHELTSNAILFLQQLLDFHETAGAMLASQVLGDTYNIPLDPRETSSASSYTSDFNKRLLSSYICKVLGNLQLNLLSKSKVYEDSALSSIFLHNNYNYILKSLEKSELIQLVTVTQKKAESSYRELIEQQIQMYQRSWLKVTEHLTDRNMPVFQPGTKLKDKERQVIKDKFKGFNDGLDELCKTQKGWAIPDKEQRDFIRQAQRKVVSDTYRAFLLRCANISFTKNPEKYHKYRPEEVEEMIEKLFDTSA; the protein is encoded by the exons ATGATTCCTACCGAAGATGCGTCCGcgaggaagagagagatagaagatAAACTGaaacag GAACAAGAGACTCTGTCGTTCATCAGAGAGAATCTGGAGAAGAGTGATCAGCTGACCAATGGCATg GTCTCCATCCTGTCGTCGTTCGAGAGCCGCCTGATGCAGCTGGAGAACTCCATAATCCCCGTCCACAAGCAGACGGAGAACCTGCAGCGGCTGCAGGAGAACGTGGACAAGACTCTGTCCTGCATGGATCACGTCATCAGTTACTATCACGTGGCCAAAGACACGGACAGGATCATCAGAGAGGG ACCGACGGGTCGACTCGACGAGTATCTCGCTTGCATCGCAAAGATCCAGAAAGCTGTGGATTACTTTCAGGACAACAATCCCGACAGTCCTGAACTCAACACAGTG AAAGCTCGTTTTGATAAGGGtaaggagctgctggaggccgAGTTCCGCAGCCTGCTGACCCGCTACAGCAAACCCGTCCCCCCCATCCTCATCCTGGACGCCATCAGCGTGGACGAGGagctggaggtgcaggaggaCGTGGTGCTGGAACATCTGCCTGAGGCCGTGCTCCAGGACATCATCTGCATCGCCGGCTGGCTGGTGGAGTACGGACACAACCAGG ATTTCATGAACGTCTACTTCCAGATCAGGTCCAATCAGCTCGATCGATCCATCAAAGGCCTGAAGGATCATTTCCGCAAGAACAGCGCCTCCTCCGGGATCCTCTACTCCCCCGCCGTCCAGACCAAACGCAAGGACACGCCCACCAAAAAGGCTCCTAAGAGACCAG GGACCATTCGAAAGGCTCAGAACCTTCTGAAACAGTACTCACAGCATGGGCTGGATGGGAAAAAGGGGGGCTCTAACCTCACTCCTCTGGAAG GTTACGATCACGACCTGCGGGTCAAACATCACAGTGACGCTCTGACCGAGAAGCACGGGGCCGCCGCAG GGAAAGACGACGTCCTGGACATCGAGATCGACTCGTACATCCACTGCATCAGCGCCTTCGTCAAGCTGGCGCAGAGCGAGTACGTGCTGCTGACGGAGATCATCCCCGAGCACCATCAGAAGAAGACGTTTGACTCCCTCATTCAG GAAGCTCTGGACAACCTGATGCTGGAGGGAGACAACATCGTGTCGGCGGCGCGCAGAGCCATCATGCGTCACGACTACTCAGCCGTCCTCACCATCTTCCCCATCCTGAGACACCTGAAGATGAACAAGTCTGAGTTCGATGCCACGCTGCAG ggaACAGCAGCGAGCACCAAGAACAAACTGCCCACACTCATCACGTCCATGGAGACGATCGGAGCCAAAGCTCTGGAGGAGTTCGCCGACAGCATCAAG AACGACCCTGATAAAGAATACAACATGCCCAAAGACGGGACCGTGCACGAGCTGACCAGCAAC GCGATCctgttcctgcagcagctgctcgaCTTCCACGAGACGGCCGGAGCCATGTTGGCGTCACAAG TTCTGGGGGACACTTACAATATTCCTTTAGACCCCCGAG AGACGAGTTCAGCGAGCAGCTACACCTCCGACTTCAACAAACGGCTCCTCAGCAGCTACATAT GTAAAGTTCTGGGAAACCTGCAGCTGAACTTGCTCAGTAAATCCAAAGTGTACGAGGACTCAGCGCTGAGCTCCATCTTCCtgcacaacaactacaactacatCCTCAAGTCTCTGGAGAA GTCTGAGTTGATCCAGCTGGTGACTGTGACCCAGAAGAAAGCTGAGAGTTCGTACCGAGAGCTGATAGAGCAGCAGATCCAGATGTACCAGCGCAG CTGGCTGAAAGTCACAGAGCACCTGACCGACAGGAACATGCCCGTCTTCCAACCCGGCACCAAG CTGAAAGATAAAGAACGACAAGTAATCAAAGACAAATTCAAG GGTTTTAACGACGGGCTGGACGAGTTGTGTAAGACTCAGAAGGGTTGGGCCATTCCCGACAAGGAGCAGCGGGACTTCATCCGTCAGGCTCAGAGGAAAGTGGTGTCGGATACGTACAGAGCGTTTCTGCTGCG ATGTGCCAACATTTCTTTCACCAAGAACCCTGAGAAGTATCACAAGTATCGCccggaggaagtggaggagatgaTCGAGAAGCTGTTCGACACGTCCGCCTGA
- the exoc7 gene encoding exocyst complex component 7 isoform X11 encodes MVSILSSFESRLMQLENSIIPVHKQTENLQRLQENVDKTLSCMDHVISYYHVAKDTDRIIREGPTGRLDEYLACIAKIQKAVDYFQDNNPDSPELNTVKARFDKGKELLEAEFRSLLTRYSKPVPPILILDAISVDEELEVQEDVVLEHLPEAVLQDIICIAGWLVEYGHNQDFMNVYFQIRSNQLDRSIKGLKDHFRKNSASSGILYSPAVQTKRKDTPTKKAPKRPVFIPGTIRKAQNLLKQYSQHGLDGKKGGSNLTPLEGYDHDLRVKHHSDALTEKHGAAAGKDDVLDIEIDSYIHCISAFVKLAQSEYVLLTEIIPEHHQKKTFDSLIQEALDNLMLEGDNIVSAARRAIMRHDYSAVLTIFPILRHLKMNKSEFDATLQGTAASTKNKLPTLITSMETIGAKALEEFADSIKNDPDKEYNMPKDGTVHELTSNAILFLQQLLDFHETAGAMLASQVLGDTYNIPLDPRETSSASSYTSDFNKRLLSSYICKVLGNLQLNLLSKSKVYEDSALSSIFLHNNYNYILKSLEKSELIQLVTVTQKKAESSYRELIEQQIQMYQRSWLKVTEHLTDRNMPVFQPGTKLKDKERQVIKDKFKGFNDGLDELCKTQKGWAIPDKEQRDFIRQAQRKVVSDTYRAFLLRCANISFTKNPEKYHKYRPEEVEEMIEKLFDTSA; translated from the exons ATg GTCTCCATCCTGTCGTCGTTCGAGAGCCGCCTGATGCAGCTGGAGAACTCCATAATCCCCGTCCACAAGCAGACGGAGAACCTGCAGCGGCTGCAGGAGAACGTGGACAAGACTCTGTCCTGCATGGATCACGTCATCAGTTACTATCACGTGGCCAAAGACACGGACAGGATCATCAGAGAGGG ACCGACGGGTCGACTCGACGAGTATCTCGCTTGCATCGCAAAGATCCAGAAAGCTGTGGATTACTTTCAGGACAACAATCCCGACAGTCCTGAACTCAACACAGTG AAAGCTCGTTTTGATAAGGGtaaggagctgctggaggccgAGTTCCGCAGCCTGCTGACCCGCTACAGCAAACCCGTCCCCCCCATCCTCATCCTGGACGCCATCAGCGTGGACGAGGagctggaggtgcaggaggaCGTGGTGCTGGAACATCTGCCTGAGGCCGTGCTCCAGGACATCATCTGCATCGCCGGCTGGCTGGTGGAGTACGGACACAACCAGG ATTTCATGAACGTCTACTTCCAGATCAGGTCCAATCAGCTCGATCGATCCATCAAAGGCCTGAAGGATCATTTCCGCAAGAACAGCGCCTCCTCCGGGATCCTCTACTCCCCCGCCGTCCAGACCAAACGCAAGGACACGCCCACCAAAAAGGCTCCTAAGAGACCAG TCTTCATCCCAG GGACCATTCGAAAGGCTCAGAACCTTCTGAAACAGTACTCACAGCATGGGCTGGATGGGAAAAAGGGGGGCTCTAACCTCACTCCTCTGGAAG GTTACGATCACGACCTGCGGGTCAAACATCACAGTGACGCTCTGACCGAGAAGCACGGGGCCGCCGCAG GGAAAGACGACGTCCTGGACATCGAGATCGACTCGTACATCCACTGCATCAGCGCCTTCGTCAAGCTGGCGCAGAGCGAGTACGTGCTGCTGACGGAGATCATCCCCGAGCACCATCAGAAGAAGACGTTTGACTCCCTCATTCAG GAAGCTCTGGACAACCTGATGCTGGAGGGAGACAACATCGTGTCGGCGGCGCGCAGAGCCATCATGCGTCACGACTACTCAGCCGTCCTCACCATCTTCCCCATCCTGAGACACCTGAAGATGAACAAGTCTGAGTTCGATGCCACGCTGCAG ggaACAGCAGCGAGCACCAAGAACAAACTGCCCACACTCATCACGTCCATGGAGACGATCGGAGCCAAAGCTCTGGAGGAGTTCGCCGACAGCATCAAG AACGACCCTGATAAAGAATACAACATGCCCAAAGACGGGACCGTGCACGAGCTGACCAGCAAC GCGATCctgttcctgcagcagctgctcgaCTTCCACGAGACGGCCGGAGCCATGTTGGCGTCACAAG TTCTGGGGGACACTTACAATATTCCTTTAGACCCCCGAG AGACGAGTTCAGCGAGCAGCTACACCTCCGACTTCAACAAACGGCTCCTCAGCAGCTACATAT GTAAAGTTCTGGGAAACCTGCAGCTGAACTTGCTCAGTAAATCCAAAGTGTACGAGGACTCAGCGCTGAGCTCCATCTTCCtgcacaacaactacaactacatCCTCAAGTCTCTGGAGAA GTCTGAGTTGATCCAGCTGGTGACTGTGACCCAGAAGAAAGCTGAGAGTTCGTACCGAGAGCTGATAGAGCAGCAGATCCAGATGTACCAGCGCAG CTGGCTGAAAGTCACAGAGCACCTGACCGACAGGAACATGCCCGTCTTCCAACCCGGCACCAAG CTGAAAGATAAAGAACGACAAGTAATCAAAGACAAATTCAAG GGTTTTAACGACGGGCTGGACGAGTTGTGTAAGACTCAGAAGGGTTGGGCCATTCCCGACAAGGAGCAGCGGGACTTCATCCGTCAGGCTCAGAGGAAAGTGGTGTCGGATACGTACAGAGCGTTTCTGCTGCG ATGTGCCAACATTTCTTTCACCAAGAACCCTGAGAAGTATCACAAGTATCGCccggaggaagtggaggagatgaTCGAGAAGCTGTTCGACACGTCCGCCTGA
- the exoc7 gene encoding exocyst complex component 7 isoform X1 — protein MIPTEDASARKREIEDKLKQEQETLSFIRENLEKSDQLTNGMVSILSSFESRLMQLENSIIPVHKQTENLQRLQENVDKTLSCMDHVISYYHVAKDTDRIIREGPTGRLDEYLACIAKIQKAVDYFQDNNPDSPELNTVKARFDKGKELLEAEFRSLLTRYSKPVPPILILDAISVDEELEVQEDVVLEHLPEAVLQDIICIAGWLVEYGHNQDFMNVYFQIRSNQLDRSIKGLKDHFRKNSASSGILYSPAVQTKRKDTPTKKAPKRPVFIPGTIRKAQNLLKQYSQHGLDGKKGGSNLTPLEGYDHDLRVKHHSDALTEKHGAAAGKDDVLDIEIDSYIHCISAFVKLAQSEYVLLTEIIPEHHQKKTFDSLIQEALDNLMLEGDNIVSAARRAIMRHDYSAVLTIFPILRHLKMNKSEFDATLQGTAASTKNKLPTLITSMETIGAKALEEFADSIKNDPDKEYNMPKDGTVHELTSNAILFLQQLLDFHETAGAMLASQVLGDTYNIPLDPRETSSASSYTSDFNKRLLSSYICKVLGNLQLNLLSKSKVYEDSALSSIFLHNNYNYILKSLEKSELIQLVTVTQKKAESSYRELIEQQIQMYQRSWLKVTEHLTDRNMPVFQPGTKLKDKERQVIKDKFKGFNDGLDELCKTQKGWAIPDKEQRDFIRQAQRKVVSDTYRAFLLRCANISFTKNPEKYHKYRPEEVEEMIEKLFDTSA, from the exons ATGATTCCTACCGAAGATGCGTCCGcgaggaagagagagatagaagatAAACTGaaacag GAACAAGAGACTCTGTCGTTCATCAGAGAGAATCTGGAGAAGAGTGATCAGCTGACCAATGGCATg GTCTCCATCCTGTCGTCGTTCGAGAGCCGCCTGATGCAGCTGGAGAACTCCATAATCCCCGTCCACAAGCAGACGGAGAACCTGCAGCGGCTGCAGGAGAACGTGGACAAGACTCTGTCCTGCATGGATCACGTCATCAGTTACTATCACGTGGCCAAAGACACGGACAGGATCATCAGAGAGGG ACCGACGGGTCGACTCGACGAGTATCTCGCTTGCATCGCAAAGATCCAGAAAGCTGTGGATTACTTTCAGGACAACAATCCCGACAGTCCTGAACTCAACACAGTG AAAGCTCGTTTTGATAAGGGtaaggagctgctggaggccgAGTTCCGCAGCCTGCTGACCCGCTACAGCAAACCCGTCCCCCCCATCCTCATCCTGGACGCCATCAGCGTGGACGAGGagctggaggtgcaggaggaCGTGGTGCTGGAACATCTGCCTGAGGCCGTGCTCCAGGACATCATCTGCATCGCCGGCTGGCTGGTGGAGTACGGACACAACCAGG ATTTCATGAACGTCTACTTCCAGATCAGGTCCAATCAGCTCGATCGATCCATCAAAGGCCTGAAGGATCATTTCCGCAAGAACAGCGCCTCCTCCGGGATCCTCTACTCCCCCGCCGTCCAGACCAAACGCAAGGACACGCCCACCAAAAAGGCTCCTAAGAGACCAG TCTTCATCCCAG GGACCATTCGAAAGGCTCAGAACCTTCTGAAACAGTACTCACAGCATGGGCTGGATGGGAAAAAGGGGGGCTCTAACCTCACTCCTCTGGAAG GTTACGATCACGACCTGCGGGTCAAACATCACAGTGACGCTCTGACCGAGAAGCACGGGGCCGCCGCAG GGAAAGACGACGTCCTGGACATCGAGATCGACTCGTACATCCACTGCATCAGCGCCTTCGTCAAGCTGGCGCAGAGCGAGTACGTGCTGCTGACGGAGATCATCCCCGAGCACCATCAGAAGAAGACGTTTGACTCCCTCATTCAG GAAGCTCTGGACAACCTGATGCTGGAGGGAGACAACATCGTGTCGGCGGCGCGCAGAGCCATCATGCGTCACGACTACTCAGCCGTCCTCACCATCTTCCCCATCCTGAGACACCTGAAGATGAACAAGTCTGAGTTCGATGCCACGCTGCAG ggaACAGCAGCGAGCACCAAGAACAAACTGCCCACACTCATCACGTCCATGGAGACGATCGGAGCCAAAGCTCTGGAGGAGTTCGCCGACAGCATCAAG AACGACCCTGATAAAGAATACAACATGCCCAAAGACGGGACCGTGCACGAGCTGACCAGCAAC GCGATCctgttcctgcagcagctgctcgaCTTCCACGAGACGGCCGGAGCCATGTTGGCGTCACAAG TTCTGGGGGACACTTACAATATTCCTTTAGACCCCCGAG AGACGAGTTCAGCGAGCAGCTACACCTCCGACTTCAACAAACGGCTCCTCAGCAGCTACATAT GTAAAGTTCTGGGAAACCTGCAGCTGAACTTGCTCAGTAAATCCAAAGTGTACGAGGACTCAGCGCTGAGCTCCATCTTCCtgcacaacaactacaactacatCCTCAAGTCTCTGGAGAA GTCTGAGTTGATCCAGCTGGTGACTGTGACCCAGAAGAAAGCTGAGAGTTCGTACCGAGAGCTGATAGAGCAGCAGATCCAGATGTACCAGCGCAG CTGGCTGAAAGTCACAGAGCACCTGACCGACAGGAACATGCCCGTCTTCCAACCCGGCACCAAG CTGAAAGATAAAGAACGACAAGTAATCAAAGACAAATTCAAG GGTTTTAACGACGGGCTGGACGAGTTGTGTAAGACTCAGAAGGGTTGGGCCATTCCCGACAAGGAGCAGCGGGACTTCATCCGTCAGGCTCAGAGGAAAGTGGTGTCGGATACGTACAGAGCGTTTCTGCTGCG ATGTGCCAACATTTCTTTCACCAAGAACCCTGAGAAGTATCACAAGTATCGCccggaggaagtggaggagatgaTCGAGAAGCTGTTCGACACGTCCGCCTGA
- the exoc7 gene encoding exocyst complex component 7 isoform X13 has translation MIPTEDASARKREIEDKLKQEQETLSFIRENLEKSDQLTNGMVSILSSFESRLMQLENSIIPVHKQTENLQRLQENVDKTLSCMDHVISYYHVAKDTDRIIREGPTGRLDEYLACIAKIQKAVDYFQDNNPDSPELNTVKARFDKGKELLEAEFRSLLTRYSKPVPPILILDAISVDEELEVQEDVVLEHLPEAVLQDIICIAGWLVEYGHNQDFMNVYFQIRSNQLDRSIKGLKDHFRKNSASSGILYSPAVQTKRKDTPTKKAPKRPGKDDVLDIEIDSYIHCISAFVKLAQSEYVLLTEIIPEHHQKKTFDSLIQEALDNLMLEGDNIVSAARRAIMRHDYSAVLTIFPILRHLKMNKSEFDATLQGTAASTKNKLPTLITSMETIGAKALEEFADSIKNDPDKEYNMPKDGTVHELTSNAILFLQQLLDFHETAGAMLASQVLGDTYNIPLDPRETSSASSYTSDFNKRLLSSYICKVLGNLQLNLLSKSKVYEDSALSSIFLHNNYNYILKSLEKSELIQLVTVTQKKAESSYRELIEQQIQMYQRSWLKVTEHLTDRNMPVFQPGTKLKDKERQVIKDKFKGFNDGLDELCKTQKGWAIPDKEQRDFIRQAQRKVVSDTYRAFLLRCANISFTKNPEKYHKYRPEEVEEMIEKLFDTSA, from the exons ATGATTCCTACCGAAGATGCGTCCGcgaggaagagagagatagaagatAAACTGaaacag GAACAAGAGACTCTGTCGTTCATCAGAGAGAATCTGGAGAAGAGTGATCAGCTGACCAATGGCATg GTCTCCATCCTGTCGTCGTTCGAGAGCCGCCTGATGCAGCTGGAGAACTCCATAATCCCCGTCCACAAGCAGACGGAGAACCTGCAGCGGCTGCAGGAGAACGTGGACAAGACTCTGTCCTGCATGGATCACGTCATCAGTTACTATCACGTGGCCAAAGACACGGACAGGATCATCAGAGAGGG ACCGACGGGTCGACTCGACGAGTATCTCGCTTGCATCGCAAAGATCCAGAAAGCTGTGGATTACTTTCAGGACAACAATCCCGACAGTCCTGAACTCAACACAGTG AAAGCTCGTTTTGATAAGGGtaaggagctgctggaggccgAGTTCCGCAGCCTGCTGACCCGCTACAGCAAACCCGTCCCCCCCATCCTCATCCTGGACGCCATCAGCGTGGACGAGGagctggaggtgcaggaggaCGTGGTGCTGGAACATCTGCCTGAGGCCGTGCTCCAGGACATCATCTGCATCGCCGGCTGGCTGGTGGAGTACGGACACAACCAGG ATTTCATGAACGTCTACTTCCAGATCAGGTCCAATCAGCTCGATCGATCCATCAAAGGCCTGAAGGATCATTTCCGCAAGAACAGCGCCTCCTCCGGGATCCTCTACTCCCCCGCCGTCCAGACCAAACGCAAGGACACGCCCACCAAAAAGGCTCCTAAGAGACCAG GGAAAGACGACGTCCTGGACATCGAGATCGACTCGTACATCCACTGCATCAGCGCCTTCGTCAAGCTGGCGCAGAGCGAGTACGTGCTGCTGACGGAGATCATCCCCGAGCACCATCAGAAGAAGACGTTTGACTCCCTCATTCAG GAAGCTCTGGACAACCTGATGCTGGAGGGAGACAACATCGTGTCGGCGGCGCGCAGAGCCATCATGCGTCACGACTACTCAGCCGTCCTCACCATCTTCCCCATCCTGAGACACCTGAAGATGAACAAGTCTGAGTTCGATGCCACGCTGCAG ggaACAGCAGCGAGCACCAAGAACAAACTGCCCACACTCATCACGTCCATGGAGACGATCGGAGCCAAAGCTCTGGAGGAGTTCGCCGACAGCATCAAG AACGACCCTGATAAAGAATACAACATGCCCAAAGACGGGACCGTGCACGAGCTGACCAGCAAC GCGATCctgttcctgcagcagctgctcgaCTTCCACGAGACGGCCGGAGCCATGTTGGCGTCACAAG TTCTGGGGGACACTTACAATATTCCTTTAGACCCCCGAG AGACGAGTTCAGCGAGCAGCTACACCTCCGACTTCAACAAACGGCTCCTCAGCAGCTACATAT GTAAAGTTCTGGGAAACCTGCAGCTGAACTTGCTCAGTAAATCCAAAGTGTACGAGGACTCAGCGCTGAGCTCCATCTTCCtgcacaacaactacaactacatCCTCAAGTCTCTGGAGAA GTCTGAGTTGATCCAGCTGGTGACTGTGACCCAGAAGAAAGCTGAGAGTTCGTACCGAGAGCTGATAGAGCAGCAGATCCAGATGTACCAGCGCAG CTGGCTGAAAGTCACAGAGCACCTGACCGACAGGAACATGCCCGTCTTCCAACCCGGCACCAAG CTGAAAGATAAAGAACGACAAGTAATCAAAGACAAATTCAAG GGTTTTAACGACGGGCTGGACGAGTTGTGTAAGACTCAGAAGGGTTGGGCCATTCCCGACAAGGAGCAGCGGGACTTCATCCGTCAGGCTCAGAGGAAAGTGGTGTCGGATACGTACAGAGCGTTTCTGCTGCG ATGTGCCAACATTTCTTTCACCAAGAACCCTGAGAAGTATCACAAGTATCGCccggaggaagtggaggagatgaTCGAGAAGCTGTTCGACACGTCCGCCTGA